GAAGAGCTCCTCGTTGAAACAAGACTGAAAATAAGAAAAGCTCTTGAAGAGACTGGTGACGGATATGTCTATTCTTTCTGGCCTGATGTGCTCACTCTGAAAGAGATAGGCGACCCCACAGATATCGGAACTTATTTCAACCTGTGGCAGGAAGATGAAGACTTCACAGCAAAAATCATCACCGCCCAGTGCCGTCAAAACACAAACTACGACATCGTACGCTACGCTGCTCACCCGTTCTTCCTTCAGGGGTATACCGCCCTCGCAAACGGAGAGAACACCTTCTATGAAAAGAATAAAAATATACAGAAAAGCCTCTACAGCGGGTATATAGGGTTCGAATCCGACTCCCAGTGTTTTCTCTACACCCTGCACTATATCCACAAAAAGCTTAAATGGCCGCTCAGCTATTATAAGCACACCATAACCCCCCTGCCATTCGACGAAGCAGAGCAAAGGGAAGACAAAGAGATACTTAAAAGTATCCGTGCCGCTCTAGGCAACCTTGAGATCAACGGACCGAACACCATCATCGGTGTTCTCCCCGACGGAACACTTTTCAACACCTGCGACGCTAAGAAACTGCGTCCTGTTGTTATCGGGTGTACCGAAGACACTGCCGTTATTGCGTCAGAGGTAACAGGTCTGAACGAGATTCTGCCTGACAGAGACTGGTCAACAGACATATACACCAATGAACGTGAAACAGTAGTTATCACAAACGATCTGGAGGTGCAGAGATGGCAACAATGAAGGTAAACAAAATCTCCAGAGATGATCTGGACTGGAAGATATCATACAGACCTGACAGGTGTACACTGTGCGGCAAATGCGTTGCTGCCTGCCCTTTCAAAGCTATCGAAGCGGGCGTTGAAAAACGTAGAAAGGTAGTTAGCGACCACCTAACACCTGAACCTAAAGTCGAGTTTAAGACTATCCCTGTCATAAGACAGGTTGTTAACGAATATGAATTCTGCCGCGGATGCGGTATATGCGAAAGGGTCTGCCCGAATGAAGCGATAAACCCCGAGCGCAATCCTGACTCACGTTTCGGCGCAAAATACCGTGCTACAGTAGCAGATCCATACAAAAGAGGCGGACGGGCAAACCTTGAAACAAGTGTTCGCACACTGGACAAGATCAGAGTTGGACGAATCTCTCAGATGACAGACCCGTCACTGGACGCACTGCGCCACACATTCGACATGCTTGCCCCCTTCGGACGTGTACTCCCCGCAGGGGAAATGCCTTTCGAAATACAAAACGGCAAGCTCGTAATGAACGATGCCACACCAAAGGTAAACTGGATATACCCCATAGTCATAGGAGACATGTCGATAGGTGCTCTTTCATGGCGGATGTGGGAGGCTATGGCGATAGCTGTAGCGTATCTGAACGAAGAGTGCGGTATACCAATCCGCATGTGTTCAGGCGAAGGCGGTGTACCTTCCCGACTGCTGAAATCAAAATACCTTAAATACACTATCCTTCAGGTGGCTTCCGGTCACTTCGGATGGAACCGTATCATAAACGCTATGCCCGAAATGCAGGAACTTCCGGCCGGTGTACTCATAAAAATCGGTCAGGGTGCAAAACCGGGCGACGGCGGTCTTCTCCCTGCTAAAAAGGTTGCTCCGCACATTTCAGAAATCAGAGGCGTGCCGAAGGCTGACCTGCTTTCACCTCCTAACCATCAGGGGCTTTACTCCATCGAAGAAAGTGTTCAAAAGATGTTCCTCTCTTTCAATGCAGCGTTTAAATTCGAGGTTCCCGTGTCTATCAAGGTAGCCGCAAGCTCAACCTCTGTATCAGTTTATAACAACCTGCTCCGTGACCCTTACAATATCGTCGGCGGTTTCTTCCTTGACGGTATCAACGGCG
This window of the Denitrovibrio acetiphilus DSM 12809 genome carries:
- a CDS encoding glutamate synthase — its product is MCRIGAIKSKNYIHPSKALTLMRSMQKGHDNSGFAMVMQDLGGRFANYKELPILSMACTDQGTKIAEDILHDAGFSRIMQWNPDINPEEDLDIEPMPVYIFQVLHYPKSYKYAPAEEKEELLVETRLKIRKALEETGDGYVYSFWPDVLTLKEIGDPTDIGTYFNLWQEDEDFTAKIITAQCRQNTNYDIVRYAAHPFFLQGYTALANGENTFYEKNKNIQKSLYSGYIGFESDSQCFLYTLHYIHKKLKWPLSYYKHTITPLPFDEAEQREDKEILKSIRAALGNLEINGPNTIIGVLPDGTLFNTCDAKKLRPVVIGCTEDTAVIASEVTGLNEILPDRDWSTDIYTNERETVVITNDLEVQRWQQ
- a CDS encoding glutamate synthase-related protein, which encodes MATMKVNKISRDDLDWKISYRPDRCTLCGKCVAACPFKAIEAGVEKRRKVVSDHLTPEPKVEFKTIPVIRQVVNEYEFCRGCGICERVCPNEAINPERNPDSRFGAKYRATVADPYKRGGRANLETSVRTLDKIRVGRISQMTDPSLDALRHTFDMLAPFGRVLPAGEMPFEIQNGKLVMNDATPKVNWIYPIVIGDMSIGALSWRMWEAMAIAVAYLNEECGIPIRMCSGEGGVPSRLLKSKYLKYTILQVASGHFGWNRIINAMPEMQELPAGVLIKIGQGAKPGDGGLLPAKKVAPHISEIRGVPKADLLSPPNHQGLYSIEESVQKMFLSFNAAFKFEVPVSIKVAASSTSVSVYNNLLRDPYNIVGGFFLDGINGGTGAANEISLDHTGHPIVSKLRDCYNAAVHQGKQGQIPLWAAGGLGQNWNLAADAFKMIALGANGVFTGKLMLQLAGCVGNDHGKCNACNTGLCPVGICTQNPSLVKRLDIDKVAEAIVNYFIATDYELKKMLAPIGNSSLPVGRSDCLIAEDKAVADRLNIQYSC